The Rubripirellula amarantea genome includes the window CAAGACACTGATCAGGCCTGTGCGGCTTTGGTAAAGGACTTGGGCGATCGTGGGCTGCTGGACGAGACGCTCGTAATCTGGGGCGGTGAATTTGGTCGGACTCCGATGACTCAAGGCGAAGGAGGCGACGGACGAGATCACCACCCCAACGCGTTTACCATGTGGATGGCTGGGGGAGGACTCAAGAAGGGAATGACTTACGGTGAGACCGACGAACTTGGATTCAATGTCGTCGACGGGGGCGTTCACGTACGCGACTTGCACGCCACAATCTTGCACTTGTTGGGCCTCGACCACATGAAGCTTTCCTATCGTGTGCAAGGTCTCGACCAACGTCTCACCGGCGTCGAAGAAGCGCACGTGGTGAAAGAAATCCTCGCGTAACGGTTGATAGGCTTTCGCCTTCGCTACCGCGCTGATTGGATCAAGCATGCGTGTTCAGTTCGATTCCCATCGGACGGCCAACAACCTAGCCAAGCTCAAGAAACCGATTCCGCAGATCATCAGCACAATCATTTGCGGTGCGAGCGACCCGATGGGTAGGTCTCGCCAAAAGACTTTGTCGTACCCATCCAAAGCCCAAGCGTTAAATGTCCATTGGCCAAAGCCGCGAAGTCGCTCGCTCATCACGTAGCGTGGCACCATGGAACCGCCAAGCGCGCTCATGGTCAAGATCAAGATCACCGATAACCCGTTGAGTTGGCCTCGGGATTTACAAAGCGTAGCCAATAGCAGTCCAAACGCTGATGCCGCAGCGGAAGTTACGATTGTCATTGCAATGAAACCATCAAGGTGGCCCCACAAATCGACTCCGAACACGAACTGAGCCCACATGAACATGGCAAAGACTTGCACGGTGCCCAAAGAGGTCATGTAGAACCATTTCCCAAGCAACAGATGATCCATCGTCAACTGAGTGGATAGCAACCGGTCAAGGGTTTCGTTTTCTCGTTCTTCTAAAAACGCGCCACCACCACCCGATGCTCCAAACAGCAAGAACATCACTGCGATTCCAGCAGCGTACATGCTGACAACCGGATTCGCTTTGCCTTCCCCAATGACGTCCACAACGCGAACGGGATCTTCAGCTCGCGGCGATTTCAACGACTGTGGGTCGTCGGCAGGTGATGAATAGGGACCAGCACTGATCTCTGATTCCCACTGGGTGCTCGACGGGTTACTCGACGGGTTACTTAACGGGGAACTCGACTCGTGCGTGGCCTGTTTGATGGCCCCTGGCGGGTCCGCAATAATGACGCCGGACTGGTCCGCAATGATGGCACCGGACTGGTCCGCAATAATGGAGCTGGGCGGGTCCGGAATATGCGATGCAGGAACCGTCTGAGAAACCTCGACGGGCGACTTGAACACGTCAAATTCTGCGGCTTCGGCTTCCGCCCTTGCCATCATGATGGCGCGAGCCACCAAGGCGGTCGCTACTTGCGAAGCGACTTGATCCGAGGAATCGGACAGCAGGTCGGCACTGATGTTCTTCGCCGAATCGGAATCCAGCGCCGCAACCGCGTGACGATCACCGTTGTGTAAAACGATCGCCATGGTCAAGCTGCCTTCCTGGACCATCGC containing:
- a CDS encoding ABC transporter permease, which encodes MVWTVFQVSLRRLMHNRIELMLTFVVPIAFFSIFALIFGNGIGGSTTPKIKVVAIDEVQTEISASVMATLQQSAGLRFMRMSDDSGDVPLDRQRAQAMVQEGSLTMAIVLHNGDRHAVAALDSDSAKNISADLLSDSSDQVASQVATALVARAIMMARAEAEAAEFDVFKSPVEVSQTVPASHIPDPPSSIIADQSGAIIADQSGVIIADPPGAIKQATHESSSPLSNPSSNPSSTQWESEISAGPYSSPADDPQSLKSPRAEDPVRVVDVIGEGKANPVVSMYAAGIAVMFLLFGASGGGGAFLEERENETLDRLLSTQLTMDHLLLGKWFYMTSLGTVQVFAMFMWAQFVFGVDLWGHLDGFIAMTIVTSAAASAFGLLLATLCKSRGQLNGLSVILILTMSALGGSMVPRYVMSERLRGFGQWTFNAWALDGYDKVFWRDLPIGSLAPQMIVLMICGIGFLSLARLLAVRWESN